In a single window of the Pseudohongiella acticola genome:
- the ileS gene encoding isoleucine--tRNA ligase: MTDYKQTLNLPFTDFPMKASLAQREPGMLARWQDMELYRQIREISAGRPSFILHDGPPYANGELHLGHAVNKTLKDMIVKSRTLAGFDAPYVPGWDCHGLPIEHNVEKKKGKAGHKISHAEFRQACRDYAAKQVENQKQDFVRLGVFGDWENPYLTMNFDTEANIVRALGRIAGSGHLVKGFKPVYWSVVGASALAEAEVEYQDKTSFAIDVRFVALEPETWLAAFAVDESAVAGKKMSVVIWTTTPWTLPSNQAVCLNENLEYALLSCTVDEVVGEELLIVAADMQDEVMARYGCEQVQRLGVAKGALLEGQRLQHPFVNRQVPVLMGDHVTTDAGTGAVHTAPDHGMEDFIAGQTYGLGTLNLVDENGVFAEAAGELAGVHVYKADEQVLDILRREQALVAMEKIRHSYPHCWRTKTPLIYRATPQWFISMTEKGLLNDALAAVKGVKWVPEWGQARIELMLKGSPDWCVSRQRTWGVPITLFVHRETGALHPDTENLIEQVAQRIEKQGIEAWFELTAEDLLGDDASQYTKVTDTLDVWFDSGVTHYSVLQQRDGLGYPADLYLEGSDQHRGWFQSSLKTAIAMNGAAPYKQVLTHGFTVDADGRKMSKSLGNTISLQEVFKEYGADILRLWVAATDYRGEIAVSPEILKRVADAYRRIRNTVRFLLSNLNGFDPLTDAVAPDDMLALDYWITRQAQQLREQVKQDYENYQFLNVYQKVHNFCVIELGSFYLDIIKDRQYTAKADGLARRSTQTAMYHITEVLVRLIAPILSFTADEIWQFVPGERSDSVFLTQFDEGLAALPAREDFSDAFWRELIEVKTAVNKELEKQRAEKKVGAALSAEVTLYCDEALLKRLSALQDELRFVLIVSVASLQPMSASKSTDTVATELPGLRLQVTPSSQDKCVRCWHHRPDVGAHASHPELCGRCVDNISGEGEQRYYA; encoded by the coding sequence ATGACTGACTACAAACAGACCCTGAATCTGCCTTTTACCGACTTTCCCATGAAAGCCAGTCTGGCTCAGCGGGAGCCGGGCATGCTGGCACGCTGGCAAGACATGGAGCTGTATCGTCAGATTCGGGAAATCAGTGCCGGGCGACCGTCATTCATTCTGCATGATGGGCCACCCTATGCGAATGGTGAATTGCACCTGGGTCATGCTGTCAATAAAACGCTGAAAGACATGATCGTCAAATCCCGCACATTGGCAGGTTTTGATGCGCCCTACGTGCCCGGTTGGGATTGTCATGGTCTGCCGATTGAGCACAATGTAGAAAAGAAAAAAGGCAAAGCCGGCCACAAAATCAGTCATGCCGAATTCCGTCAGGCCTGTCGAGACTATGCGGCAAAGCAGGTCGAAAACCAGAAACAGGATTTTGTTCGTCTGGGCGTTTTCGGTGATTGGGAAAACCCCTATCTGACCATGAATTTTGACACCGAAGCCAACATCGTGCGCGCGTTGGGGCGCATTGCGGGCAGCGGGCATCTGGTGAAAGGATTCAAACCGGTTTACTGGAGCGTGGTTGGTGCGTCTGCATTGGCAGAGGCCGAAGTTGAGTATCAGGACAAAACGTCATTTGCCATCGACGTCCGTTTTGTTGCGCTGGAGCCGGAGACATGGCTGGCGGCATTCGCCGTTGATGAGAGCGCGGTTGCCGGTAAAAAGATGTCGGTGGTTATCTGGACAACCACACCATGGACTTTGCCGTCGAATCAGGCAGTGTGTCTGAATGAAAACCTTGAGTATGCGTTGTTGAGCTGTACCGTTGACGAGGTTGTTGGCGAAGAGCTGCTGATTGTAGCGGCTGATATGCAGGATGAGGTCATGGCTCGTTACGGTTGCGAGCAGGTCCAGCGTCTGGGAGTGGCAAAAGGCGCCTTGCTGGAAGGCCAGCGTCTGCAACACCCTTTTGTCAATCGTCAGGTGCCGGTGCTGATGGGTGATCACGTCACGACGGATGCGGGTACCGGCGCGGTACACACGGCACCTGACCATGGCATGGAAGACTTTATTGCCGGTCAGACCTACGGCCTGGGAACGCTAAACCTGGTTGATGAGAATGGCGTATTTGCCGAAGCTGCGGGCGAGCTCGCCGGTGTTCACGTGTACAAGGCAGACGAGCAGGTGTTGGACATTCTGCGCCGGGAGCAGGCGCTGGTCGCCATGGAGAAAATTCGCCATAGCTACCCGCATTGCTGGCGCACCAAAACGCCATTGATCTATCGTGCCACGCCACAGTGGTTCATCAGCATGACTGAAAAAGGTCTGCTGAATGATGCGCTGGCCGCCGTCAAAGGTGTCAAGTGGGTGCCCGAATGGGGGCAGGCACGCATCGAGCTGATGTTGAAAGGCAGCCCTGACTGGTGTGTGTCGCGACAGCGAACCTGGGGCGTACCCATTACACTGTTTGTGCACCGGGAAACCGGCGCGTTGCACCCGGACACGGAAAACCTGATTGAGCAGGTGGCACAGCGCATCGAGAAACAGGGTATTGAGGCCTGGTTCGAACTGACTGCGGAAGATCTGCTGGGTGATGATGCCAGCCAATACACAAAAGTGACCGACACGCTGGACGTCTGGTTTGATTCTGGCGTCACACATTATTCGGTTCTGCAACAACGTGACGGGCTGGGTTATCCGGCTGACCTTTATCTGGAAGGTTCTGACCAACATCGCGGCTGGTTCCAATCGTCCTTAAAAACAGCGATTGCGATGAACGGTGCGGCCCCCTACAAGCAGGTGTTGACACATGGCTTTACCGTAGACGCTGATGGTCGCAAGATGTCCAAGTCCCTTGGTAACACGATTTCGTTGCAAGAAGTGTTCAAGGAATACGGTGCTGATATTCTCCGGCTGTGGGTTGCCGCTACCGACTACCGTGGCGAGATTGCCGTATCGCCAGAGATCCTGAAGCGTGTTGCCGATGCCTATCGTCGTATTCGTAACACCGTGCGGTTTCTGCTGTCCAATCTTAATGGTTTTGATCCACTGACAGACGCAGTGGCGCCGGATGATATGCTGGCGCTGGATTACTGGATCACGCGACAGGCGCAACAACTGCGTGAACAGGTGAAGCAGGACTATGAAAATTACCAGTTCCTTAATGTGTATCAGAAAGTACATAATTTCTGTGTGATCGAGCTGGGCAGCTTTTACCTGGATATCATCAAGGATCGTCAGTACACCGCCAAAGCAGACGGTCTGGCACGGCGCTCAACCCAGACCGCGATGTATCACATCACGGAAGTGCTGGTGCGACTGATCGCCCCGATACTGAGTTTTACCGCCGATGAGATCTGGCAGTTTGTGCCCGGCGAGCGCTCTGACTCTGTTTTCCTGACTCAGTTCGACGAAGGCCTGGCAGCGTTGCCTGCGCGTGAAGATTTCAGTGACGCGTTCTGGCGCGAACTGATTGAAGTCAAAACCGCCGTCAACAAAGAACTGGAAAAGCAGCGGGCCGAGAAGAAGGTCGGGGCAGCGCTGTCTGCCGAGGTGACGCTGTACTGCGACGAGGCACTGTTAAAACGGCTGTCTGCGTTGCAGGATGAATTGCGATTTGTACTGATTGTTTCGGTAGCCAGTCTGCAACCAATGTCGGCAAGTAAGTCGACTGACACAGTGGCCACGGAGTTGCCGGGGCTGCGGTTACAGGTAACCCCGTCGTCGCAGGACAAGTGTGTGCGCTGCTGGCATCATCGCCCCGATGTCGGCGCCCATGCCTCACATCCCGAGTTATGCGGTCGTTGCGTGGACAATATCAGTGGTGAGGGCGAGCAGCGATATTATGCGTGA
- the ribF gene encoding bifunctional riboflavin kinase/FAD synthetase — MRVIHNTEGFLQQHSGCVATIGKFDGVHLGHQRIVAQLLEKAADYAVPSVVIVIEPHPEEFFASDPRSCPPRLSEAGEKVELLRAMGVDYVYLLEFNQELSQLSPESYVEDVLVAGLNVRCLIVGNDFRFGYQRGGDFELLCRYGKRAGFDVVETASCVSDGVRVSSTYVRECLAKADFDRVAEVLGRPYTISGTVVRGQQLGRDLGFPTCNLALNRRNIPLHGVYACTVEIFLADDECIAAEGAANIGYRPTVKDNGKALLEVHLLNFDQEIYGARVSVTFRHRVRPEQKFESLDALKARIALDVEEVRQYFSHYRQ; from the coding sequence ATGAGAGTCATCCACAATACTGAAGGTTTCCTGCAGCAGCACTCTGGCTGTGTGGCGACGATTGGCAAGTTTGATGGTGTGCATCTGGGGCATCAGCGTATTGTTGCGCAACTGCTGGAAAAGGCTGCAGATTATGCGGTGCCGTCGGTAGTCATTGTTATTGAGCCTCACCCTGAGGAATTTTTTGCCAGCGATCCCCGGTCCTGTCCTCCGCGATTGAGTGAGGCAGGTGAGAAGGTTGAACTGCTGCGTGCCATGGGTGTGGACTACGTTTATCTGCTGGAGTTTAATCAGGAGCTCAGTCAATTGAGCCCTGAGTCCTATGTGGAAGATGTGCTGGTGGCGGGTCTCAATGTCCGCTGTCTGATTGTCGGCAACGACTTCCGGTTTGGCTACCAGCGCGGTGGTGATTTCGAATTGCTGTGTCGATACGGTAAGCGGGCTGGGTTTGACGTGGTGGAGACAGCCAGTTGCGTGTCGGATGGCGTCCGGGTCAGCAGCACTTATGTACGTGAGTGTCTGGCAAAGGCAGATTTTGATCGCGTTGCCGAGGTACTGGGCCGGCCCTATACCATTTCGGGTACGGTTGTGCGCGGGCAGCAGCTTGGTCGTGACCTGGGTTTCCCAACCTGCAATCTGGCATTGAATCGACGCAACATTCCGCTGCATGGAGTCTACGCCTGCACGGTCGAGATCTTTTTGGCTGACGACGAATGTATTGCGGCCGAGGGCGCTGCCAATATTGGATATCGTCCAACCGTAAAAGACAACGGCAAGGCGTTGCTTGAAGTGCATCTGTTGAATTTTGATCAGGAGATTTATGGCGCCCGGGTGTCGGTAACTTTCCGGCACCGGGTACGGCCGGAACAAAAGTTTGAGTCGCTGGATGCGCTCAAAGCCCGCATTGCTCTGGATGTGGAAGAAGTCAGGCAATACTTCTCCCACTATCGGCAATAG
- a CDS encoding dienelactone hydrolase family protein: MPIFRYFILCLLLLPVLAAARDTIVELEDGSTVKVFLFQPSNEHGDGPWPLCVLMPGGDGNEYVARAQFWLGKELATRGWMIAVPVSPTNTPFTGINGQKIPKVISHLQESPEIQTGKALLVGVSTGGSSALELAAQHPEQYYGVVAVPGMMKDLSLIGDMKDLPVYLRVAEDDLFRWNEQMPALAGALRAGGARVDAALVPDARHVFQLDWDRLHPWLESLPTTEHIAPIPK, encoded by the coding sequence ATGCCCATATTTCGCTATTTCATTCTTTGCCTGTTGTTGCTTCCCGTTCTGGCGGCCGCCCGGGACACGATTGTAGAGCTGGAAGACGGCAGCACTGTGAAAGTTTTCCTGTTTCAACCCAGCAATGAACACGGCGACGGTCCCTGGCCATTGTGTGTATTGATGCCTGGAGGCGACGGCAATGAGTACGTTGCTCGCGCCCAGTTCTGGCTGGGCAAGGAACTGGCTACCCGTGGCTGGATGATCGCGGTGCCGGTTTCACCTACCAACACACCATTCACCGGCATTAATGGACAAAAAATACCAAAAGTCATCAGCCATTTGCAGGAATCACCGGAAATTCAGACCGGCAAAGCTCTGCTCGTGGGCGTTTCCACCGGTGGCAGTTCCGCACTTGAGCTCGCCGCACAGCATCCCGAGCAGTATTATGGCGTTGTTGCCGTGCCCGGCATGATGAAAGACCTGTCGCTGATTGGTGATATGAAGGATTTGCCGGTCTATCTGCGAGTAGCGGAAGATGACCTGTTCCGTTGGAATGAACAAATGCCTGCGCTTGCTGGCGCGCTGCGCGCCGGCGGGGCCCGGGTAGATGCGGCCCTGGTGCCTGATGCCCGCCATGTGTTTCAGCTGGACTGGGACAGGCTGCATCCCTGGCTCGAGTCATTGCCAACCACAGAACACATTGCACCAATACCCAAATAG
- a CDS encoding P-II family nitrogen regulator, translating to MKLITAIIKPFKSDDVREALSDLGVNGMTMTEVKGFGRQKGHTELYRGAEYVVDFLPKAKIEVAVADDLVDSAIEAICKAANTGHIGDGKIFVTALEQSIRIRTGETGNEAL from the coding sequence ATGAAACTGATCACCGCTATCATCAAACCGTTCAAGTCCGACGATGTTCGCGAAGCGCTCTCTGATCTGGGCGTTAACGGCATGACCATGACCGAAGTCAAAGGGTTCGGTCGCCAGAAAGGCCATACAGAATTGTACCGTGGGGCAGAATATGTCGTCGATTTTCTACCTAAAGCCAAGATAGAAGTGGCCGTAGCGGACGACCTGGTCGATTCAGCCATCGAAGCCATCTGCAAGGCGGCCAACACGGGCCATATCGGAGACGGCAAGATATTTGTGACCGCGCTTGAACAGAGCATTCGCATCCGTACCGGCGAAACCGGCAACGAAGCCCTATAA
- a CDS encoding PaaI family thioesterase, whose translation MSSDRQPPIFMRPGHCAGDLLEAPDWKVIREEEGFIDLDVHVPTQVLNPRQQLFGGFTGTYVDMVALYTIRTLFPAREDYWITTINMRIDYLDPVLGPRVRLQGELINKGRSTSLVAVTFFDEAGNKLVYAMVTLRVIDRQQA comes from the coding sequence ATGAGCTCGGACCGTCAACCCCCTATTTTTATGCGCCCCGGCCATTGTGCCGGTGATCTACTGGAAGCGCCTGACTGGAAAGTCATACGCGAAGAGGAAGGTTTCATAGACCTGGATGTACATGTGCCAACACAGGTGCTAAACCCGAGGCAGCAATTGTTTGGCGGTTTTACCGGTACGTATGTCGACATGGTGGCGCTGTACACCATCCGGACGCTGTTTCCTGCACGTGAGGACTACTGGATTACGACGATCAATATGCGTATTGACTACCTGGATCCAGTGCTTGGCCCAAGAGTTCGATTACAGGGCGAGTTGATCAACAAAGGCAGGTCTACATCGCTGGTGGCGGTGACTTTTTTTGATGAGGCGGGTAATAAGCTGGTTTATGCGATGGTGACGTTGCGGGTCATTGACAGGCAGCAGGCGTAA
- a CDS encoding M48 family metalloprotease: MINTFGTLCLIWLVLWLMLTLVLRAFYPLLRPGLFRLHPAHGSNLLLLLWSAPFVLSLMTTLLLLLPTLGGLLLEPHCHGNCAPHVPTTSTSILAWTGFGLAVAAAIGLLWHFLAGLLRGVRMRRQFDALSSRESGFRLLDAEEPAVFTLGWWRPRVYVSSGLLSGCSSEELAIILVHEQAHRRRRDNLRILIGRVFCLVLPDAWRQIVVHDLHLLCEESCDFAAARDYGSLSVAQALVQIGRVLRRSTAPLQGVAFDGSDLHARVHALLRLDSRRLLSYRQVVTLLVVAALSVVLAVEPLHHGAEWVIGVLEYNMITGH, translated from the coding sequence ATGATTAATACCTTTGGTACATTGTGTCTGATCTGGCTGGTACTTTGGTTAATGTTGACGCTGGTGTTACGGGCGTTTTACCCACTGCTTCGTCCCGGCCTTTTCCGCCTGCATCCTGCGCACGGCAGCAATCTGTTGTTGCTGCTCTGGTCTGCACCTTTTGTACTGAGTCTGATGACCACGCTGTTGCTGTTGCTGCCTACGCTCGGTGGCCTGCTACTGGAGCCGCATTGCCATGGCAATTGTGCACCCCATGTACCTACCACCAGTACCAGCATACTGGCCTGGACCGGGTTCGGCCTGGCCGTGGCCGCAGCCATCGGCTTGTTATGGCATTTTTTGGCTGGTTTGCTGCGGGGCGTTCGTATGCGCCGGCAGTTCGATGCCCTGTCCAGTCGCGAATCCGGGTTCCGATTGCTGGACGCTGAAGAGCCAGCCGTGTTTACGCTGGGCTGGTGGCGGCCAAGGGTATACGTCAGTTCAGGGCTTCTTTCCGGCTGCTCCTCCGAGGAGCTGGCCATCATCCTTGTCCACGAGCAGGCTCATCGTCGCCGTCGTGACAACCTGCGAATATTGATCGGGCGCGTTTTTTGTCTTGTCTTGCCAGACGCCTGGAGACAGATTGTTGTGCATGATTTACACCTGCTATGCGAGGAGTCCTGTGATTTCGCCGCCGCGCGAGACTATGGGTCTCTATCTGTTGCCCAGGCGCTGGTGCAAATCGGGCGAGTTTTGCGCCGTTCAACAGCACCGCTACAGGGCGTCGCGTTTGATGGCAGTGATCTGCATGCCAGAGTTCACGCTCTGCTGCGGCTGGATAGCCGGCGCCTGCTAAGCTACCGGCAGGTTGTCACTTTGCTGGTTGTGGCCGCGCTGTCAGTGGTGCTGGCGGTTGAACCTTTGCATCACGGTGCGGAATGGGTGATCGGCGTGCTGGAATACAACATGATCACGGGTCATTAG
- a CDS encoding BlaI/MecI/CopY family transcriptional regulator produces MLKKRTASNILSHNLGELELRVLEALWQRPHLDAREIREILDAKGLQRRAPGLSTIQSTLERLFRKTYVDRIKQGHAYTYHASVSRGKLLGRMLGDVIQLLHDGDMETILSSFVQVASDLDDASLDDLEALIRRRKSELISVEQQGEVSDD; encoded by the coding sequence ATGCTGAAAAAGCGCACTGCGTCGAATATTTTGAGCCATAACCTGGGCGAGCTGGAACTGCGTGTGCTTGAGGCACTCTGGCAGAGGCCACATCTGGATGCGCGCGAAATTCGTGAAATACTTGACGCCAAAGGCCTTCAGCGTCGAGCTCCCGGTCTGAGTACAATACAGTCGACATTGGAGCGGCTGTTCCGTAAAACCTATGTTGATCGCATTAAACAGGGGCATGCCTACACCTATCATGCATCGGTTTCGCGGGGGAAACTGCTTGGCCGCATGCTAGGTGATGTTATTCAGCTGCTGCACGATGGCGACATGGAAACCATACTCAGCAGTTTTGTACAGGTTGCCTCCGACCTCGATGATGCCTCTCTGGATGATCTGGAAGCCCTGATCAGGCGTCGCAAATCAGAGCTGATCTCTGTTGAGCAGCAGGGGGAAGTGTCTGATGATTAA
- a CDS encoding TonB-dependent receptor, whose translation MALVISSHTYAAEAENDAPQEILVFGSDFDLRGTPVTAAEGIIYDTQLELRPVSRTAELLEFVPGLIATQHSGEGKANQYFVRGFNLDHGTDFALRLDDMPINMPSHGHGQGYADINFIIPELVNQLTFRKGPYYADGGDFATAGSAEFSYADSLEQGLLNLTLGENNYQRLFLGESVDLFAGQLTLAGAVTQYEGPWDRDQDLDSRQALVKYHEASAAREWSLTGMSYLNDWDSSDQIPLRAVENGTLSRFGNVDPTVGGQSRRNSLSFEWQENLSADDQWNFSAYLMDYTLDLYSNFTYFANDPVRGDQFQQADDRRVAGFETEYRRTLQTEIPTEITVGFQNRYDDIDVGLYLTEQRAIYDTVRADNVEQTLNSLYASVQHQWTDRFRSVTSLRADHYSFDVAAGIAANSGSGDDTLISPKLNLIYSPMPKLETFLSAGQGFHSNDARGTVISIDPVSGDPIDSVDPLATARSYEAGFRTSLIPKTQIAVTAFNMRLSSELIYVGDAGNTEAVAPSERTGIEISGLYSPTSWLLFDADVSHTKARLRGVGADNYIGNAPERTASLGMIIDDLNNWSGGIRLRYLGEAPLSEARRPRSEATFLMNAQTTYQLSPSLSVSLELLNVLDSDDRDITYFYESQLPGEAAPVEDIHFHPVEPRSVRVSLQARF comes from the coding sequence ATGGCACTGGTTATAAGCAGCCACACTTATGCTGCCGAGGCCGAAAATGACGCGCCACAGGAAATACTTGTGTTTGGCAGCGACTTTGACCTGAGAGGCACTCCCGTCACAGCCGCCGAGGGTATCATCTACGATACCCAACTGGAGTTACGGCCGGTCTCCCGTACGGCAGAGCTACTGGAATTTGTACCCGGCCTGATCGCTACCCAGCACAGCGGCGAAGGCAAGGCCAACCAGTACTTTGTGCGTGGCTTCAATCTGGATCATGGTACTGACTTCGCGCTGCGCCTGGACGATATGCCCATCAACATGCCCAGCCACGGCCATGGCCAGGGGTATGCGGACATCAACTTTATCATTCCCGAACTGGTCAACCAGCTGACGTTCCGTAAAGGCCCCTACTACGCCGACGGTGGCGATTTTGCCACCGCCGGTTCAGCCGAGTTCAGTTACGCAGACAGTCTCGAACAGGGTTTGCTCAACCTGACGCTGGGAGAAAACAATTATCAGCGGCTGTTCCTGGGTGAATCCGTTGATCTGTTCGCGGGTCAACTGACGCTTGCCGGCGCCGTTACGCAATACGAAGGCCCATGGGATCGCGACCAGGACCTTGATAGCCGGCAGGCGCTGGTCAAATACCATGAAGCATCCGCAGCGCGCGAATGGAGCCTCACCGGTATGAGTTACCTCAATGACTGGGATTCGAGCGACCAGATCCCGCTGCGTGCAGTTGAAAATGGTACGCTTAGCCGCTTCGGCAATGTTGACCCCACCGTGGGTGGCCAGAGCCGACGCAACAGCCTGTCGTTTGAGTGGCAGGAGAATCTGAGCGCAGATGATCAGTGGAATTTCAGTGCTTACCTGATGGACTACACACTCGACCTGTATTCCAACTTTACTTATTTTGCCAACGACCCGGTTCGCGGTGACCAGTTCCAGCAGGCAGACGATCGTCGTGTCGCCGGATTCGAAACGGAATACCGACGCACCCTGCAAACTGAAATCCCGACAGAAATTACCGTCGGTTTCCAGAACCGTTATGACGATATTGACGTCGGTCTTTATCTCACCGAGCAGCGAGCGATTTACGACACCGTGCGTGCCGACAATGTCGAGCAGACTCTGAACAGCCTCTATGCGTCCGTGCAGCATCAGTGGACGGATCGCTTCCGCTCAGTGACATCCTTGCGCGCCGACCATTATTCGTTTGATGTGGCAGCCGGCATCGCAGCCAACAGCGGTTCAGGTGATGACACTCTGATCAGTCCCAAGCTGAATCTGATTTACAGCCCCATGCCCAAACTCGAAACTTTCTTAAGCGCTGGCCAGGGCTTCCACAGTAATGATGCACGTGGCACCGTAATCAGTATTGATCCAGTCAGTGGCGACCCCATAGATAGTGTAGACCCACTGGCGACTGCACGCAGCTATGAGGCAGGTTTCCGGACCTCGCTGATCCCCAAAACCCAGATTGCCGTGACCGCATTCAATATGCGACTGTCCTCAGAGCTTATTTATGTCGGTGACGCAGGCAATACCGAGGCCGTCGCTCCAAGTGAACGCACCGGTATCGAAATCAGCGGTCTGTACTCACCTACCAGCTGGTTGCTGTTCGACGCAGATGTCAGCCATACCAAGGCGCGATTGCGCGGTGTTGGCGCCGACAATTATATCGGAAACGCGCCAGAACGAACGGCATCGCTGGGCATGATTATCGACGATCTGAATAACTGGAGCGGCGGCATCCGACTGCGCTACCTGGGCGAGGCGCCGCTCAGCGAAGCACGCCGACCACGCTCCGAGGCAACTTTTCTGATGAATGCACAAACAACGTATCAGCTCTCACCCAGTCTGTCAGTGTCGCTGGAATTGCTGAATGTGCTGGATAGCGATGACCGGGACATTACCTACTTTTACGAGTCCCAACTGCCCGGCGAAGCCGCACCGGTAGAAGATATTCACTTCCACCCGGTCGAGCCACGCAGTGTTCGCGTTAGCCTGCAAGCGCGCTTCTGA